From one Lolium rigidum isolate FL_2022 chromosome 4, APGP_CSIRO_Lrig_0.1, whole genome shotgun sequence genomic stretch:
- the LOC124650110 gene encoding thioredoxin H-type-like, with protein MASAAAAATPATAAAAATDVLGEVIAIHSLEAWTIQIEEANAAKRLVVIDFTASWCPPCRIIAPIFADLARKFPHVAFLKVDVDELKPIAEQFSVEAMPTFLFMKEGDVKDRVVGAAKDELTAKLGLHATACA; from the exons atggcgtcggcagcagcagcggcgacgccggcgacggcggcagcggcggcgacggaTGTTTTGGGGGAGGTGATCGCGATCCACAGCCTCGAGGCGTGGACCATCCAGATCGAGGAGGCCAACGCCGCCAAGAGGCTG GTGGTGATTGACTTCACGGCATCATGGTGCCCGCCATGCCGCATCATCGCTCCAATTTTCGCTGATCTTGCCAGGAAGTTTCCGCATGTTGCTTTTCTGAAGGTTGATGTTGATGAACTGAAG CCAATTGCTGAACAGTTCAGTGTTGAGGCCATGCCGACATTCCTGTTTATGAAGGAAGGAGATGTTAAGGACAGGGTTGTTGGAGCTGCCAAGGATGAACTGACGGCCAAGCTCGGGCTACACGCAACCGCATGCGCGTAA